Within uncultured Methanoregula sp., the genomic segment TAGCACTGGTTGATCAGCTCGTTGGGGGCGATACCCCGCTCGTGGAGGAGCTGGGCAAGGAGCGACTCGGCAGCATCGAAATCACCGCTGAGGGAGAGCCCGATAAGGTCGTCGATCTCGTCCGGGCGGGCGGTTGATGTGATAGCGTAGATCATCTTCTCGTCAATCGAGGGGCTGATGATCGCAGCCCCCTGGACGGCATTGATCGCCTTGCGCATATCCCCCTGGGCAATGTAGACAATGGCATCCATAGCACCATTGGTAATAGTAAGCCCTTCGCGACCGGCGATTCGGCGCACTTCTTCTTTTACCGCGTCCGGCCCGAGCGGCTTGAACCGGTAGATCGCACACCGGCTCTGGATCGGGTCGATGATCTTCGAGGAGTAATTGCAGGAGAGGATGAACCGGCATATCTGGGCGTAACTCTCCATGGTCCTGCGCAGGGCTGCCTGGGCATCGGTCGTAAGGGCATCGGCCTCGTCAAGGAAGAGTATCTTGAAGGACGCATCACCAAGCGGACGGGTCCGGGCGAAATCCTTGATCTGGTTGCGCACAACATCGATACCCCGCTCATCGGAGGCATTCATCTCGCGGAAGTTTGTCTGCCAGGTCTCCGGAAAAAATTCTTTTGCCAGCGTCACCGCTGCCGTGGTCTTCCCGACACCGGCATTTCCCGTAAAGAGGAGATGGGGAAGGTTCCCGCTCTTCACATAGGACGACAAACGTTCCACGATCTCGTCCTGCCCAACGATATCGGCAAGCCGGGACGGCCGGTATTTCTCGATCCAGATGGTGTGGCTTTCATCCATGGCTTTTCTCACTAACTGTATCCTGTCCTGTTACTTATTCCATTGGTGCACGGGATGATAGTATGAACATTCACAAAGAAGCAAAAGACAAGACGCTCTTCGTGATGGATGTCATAATGTTTATCACGTGGGCTTTGAAATTACTTTTCATGCAAATACCCTATATTTTAATCGGTTTTGTCGTGCTCTTCCTTATTGTTTCACCGGTCTCGGCAAGCCTGAATAAAATTTCTGCCGACTCGCCGGTGTTTATCGGGGAGACAAATGTTGACATCTCCGCGGGGCTGAACGGCTGCCACACGATAGCCTGGTGGAAACCGGGGGCCGATATCAACACAGCTGCCCCCGATAAAAGCATCCTGACCTATCCAATCAATACCCCCTCGACCCCGATTTCTCATTTCAATATCAGCCGCGATCTTTTTGGCGGCGCTACCGGCACCTGGTACTGTGCTGATCTGAAACCATACTACCCTGCGTTTGAAGTGGAAGAACCCTGGATCAACATATCGGTCTGGGACCTGGACCACAACGTGGATGTAACCGGCCAATCCGTTCCCTTTGGAACAAACATCACTTATAAGATCGATACCAACCTCTACAAGGTCCTCCTCTTAAAAAACCGCCCAAATGAAAATCCTGACGATTCCCCGTTCAGTGTCAGTCTGACCAATCCCGTGGGAAAAAATGTTCCCAATATCTACACGGCCAGTATCGGCAAGGCAAACGCCATCATCGTCCCCTTTGACAGCAAACCATTCATCAGGGAATCGACTTACACCTGGAGTGGCGGTGCAAACTGGGATCACCGGGCCAAAAACCTCCAGGGGGATACCGTTTATCCCGACGGGACATACTCCTTTGTAGTAACCCAGAATCTCAACCAGATGCAGGACAGTTACCCGGGAGGACTGGACGGGGTAACCACGAAAACCGCACTTGTAGCACTTCAAAAGGACGCATTTGTTCCCAGTGTTACGGAACAGGTGGCAACGGTCGCAACACAATCAACTGCCATCCCGACATTATCGGCAACAGTCTCGGCACCGGCACCTTCCGGACAGGTAACTTCTCTCCCCACCTCGACTCCGGTTCCGAGAAAGACAACCTACCAGCCCCTGCCGGCATGGCTTGGGATCGCCGGCCTCCTCATCGCGGGTATCTTTATCATCAGGAAACGGGCCTGATCCCACCCCCGTTTTAATAGAAGCAATTCTTATAATGTAACCGGGAATATCTCATGAAATCGAAGACCTATCTCATTGCCGGTTCGCTCATCGCGATCCTGGTTATTGCCCTTGCACTCCTTGTCGTTTTACCCTCCCTGACAACGGATCCTGCTGCGAAATTCCAGCAGGCAGGAGCACTCTACACGAAAAGCGTGGATCTCGCAAATGAGGGAAAATACACAGAAGCCCTCAAAGCTGCCGATGATGCGCTGGCCCTCAATACTCCCCAGCTCATGCCCATCATCCAGTCAAACCGGGCCGGGATTCTCGTTATGCTCGGGAAGAACGATGAAGCACTTACCGCTGCCGATGCTGCGCTCTCGTCGCACGAGAACCTGACCACCACATTCTCGATAGCATACTTCAACAAGGGCAATGCCCTCAAAAATCTCGGGCGGACCGATGAGGCAAAAGCGGCATATGCCAAAGCCCACGAGCTTGATCCAACGCTCGTCTCCCCCATCTGATTCTTTTTCTTTTGTTTGTACCAGTGTTCATTAATCATTTGCCGGTCCCGGCATTCAGTGACCGCTTCTTATTTGCGGGACTCGTCGGCCCGTATACTGCACGACAGGACTCCTGATGCGATCGATTTTTGGCCAGTTTTAAAAAAATGAAGAGAAACCCACCTGCTTATACCTACAGACCCCCCCTGCCCCCCACCCGCTTTAATCGGACGGGGGGGTGCACCCCCCTCCACAAAATCAGGTAGCGTCCCACAATTTTCGCACATCCGCCAGTCTCCGTACCGGCACGCACTGCCGTAACCCGCACTGAACGAGCCATCCCACATATGAGTAGCCCGGGTTTTTCCCGGGCCATGACACCCCCCAACCCCCCACCCGCTTTGATCAGGGAGGGGGGGCATACCCCCTGCTCAGAAAAAACGGGTGGGGGGGGACCCCCCCAGCCCCCCTCCTCAATGATGAGTAAGGCACCGGTTCCTCCACGCAAAACCCCGGCGCTTCGCGTGGAGTTTCTGACGGTGCATGGTTCATGGGGGGGTTAGCAGAAATGAGTTGGTTGCAGAACTTTCCGTACGCAATGGGGGGGTAGACCCCCTGGTCAATGTGGAAGAGGAGGGGGGTCACCCCCCACTCAGTCTGGTTGGGGTGGGGGGCAGGGGGGGTCATCCCATGTTACCGAGCATGTTACCCGGGGCATCTGAAACCGGATATTCACACCAGCGGGGACGCGAAGTACCTCAAAGCATTCACCGTTTCTGGTACTGACTATATCTTGAAGACTGCTGCCGGACATATTATTACTGGATTATGGAAGGGGCAGCTCGCGTATTTGCCGGGGAGTTTTGCAGGTCCACCCTCTCGGTTCCCGGGGAGGATGACGGGAATTCTGCGTTTGTCGTAACGCCCGGTGGGGCATACTGCCGGCTCATGGTTATAGCGGGAGCCCTTACGGAAGTGAACGAGAGCGGCGACTTTATCAGGGCCCGGGTTGCGGATCCTACCGGCGGCTTTGACCTGGTAACCGGGGGCAAAAGCCCCGAGATTGCGCAGATTCTCCAGAAAACGCAACTGCCGTTTTTCATTTCGGTCCTTGGCCGTGCCCAGATCTATCGCAGGAACGGAACAGTCAGCCTGTCGGTGCGCCCGGATCATGTGGCCGTGATCGATCGGGCAGCAAGGGACCAGTGGGTTCTCGGCACTGCTTCCTCAACACTCCAGCGGCTGGAAGAAGCATTGCATGTGATGCGGGGATCATGTAATGATGAGCGGATACGCACCGCAATAAACCATTACCGGGTAACTGACAAAGACCTCGACGATCTGGCAGTGATGGTGGAGAGTGCGGTGCAGAGTGTGCGGCCCCCCGGAAGCGACGAAACGGAGAAAGCTGATGCAAGGGATCTTGTGCTCGGGATCCTCAGGGCATCAACCAGTCCCCGGGGTATAGCCGTCCAGGAGATCATCGATACGATCACCGGCAAAGGAATATCGCAGGAAACCGTGCTTTCCACGATCGAGTCCCTGATCGTTGACGATGAATGCTACCAGCCGCAGAAGGGCTTCGTCAGACTGTTATGAAGATCGAGTTCCTCCGGGAAGGCCCGGCACTGGTGATCGAACGGGAACTCCGCATGCTTGTTGTCGCGGACACGCATTTCGGGATCGAGGCCGACCTTGCAGCGCACGGCCTGCATTTCCGGAGCAGGAGCGCCGGCAGGCTCGAACGCCTGGAGAAAACCATTGACGAAGCACATGCCGACGAACTCATCCTTCTCGGGGACGTGAAACACAGTATCCCGACCCTGACAAGGCAGGAGTATGATGAACTGCCAAAAATTCTCGATACGCTCCGGAACCGCATCCCGCTCCGGGTCTTTCCGGGCAACCACGATATCGGTATCGAGCGGTTTCTCAGGAGCGGAGAACTCATGCCAAAAGAGGGTACCGTTCTTGACGGTGTGGGATACCTGCACGGGCACATGTACCCGGCACCGGGACTTGGCGGGCGCCTGATCGTTGTCGGCCACCATCATCCACTCCTCTCGATCCGGGATGAAGTCGGCTGTGCACTCCAGGCCCCGGCATACATCCGGGCCGGTCTCGATTGCGGGCAGCTCGGGCTTGAAAAAGCCACAGAGCCAGTATCCCCGACCCGGGCCCTGTTCGTGCCTGCATTCAATGAAATTGCCGGTTATGATATCCTCCAGATCGCGAAAAACCCGTTCTCACCCATCTCGCGGTGCATGGTCCAGGACGAGGCCGAGATCATCCTTGCCGACGGGACATACATCGGCTCCTTAAAATCAATCCAGCCCCATGAAGACGATTGAAATCCTTGACCCGCGGGTCCAGGCCTGTATCAGGAAGCGCGGGTTTACATCCCTGTCCGATGCCCAGAAGCAGGCAATTCCCCTTCTTGCCCGGGGCAGCCATCTCGTGCTCGTTGCCCCCACGGGTACCGGGAAGACCGAGAGCGCGATGTTTCCGGTCTTCAACGGCCTCGTCTCACTCCCGGCCGGAGGCGGGTTCAAGGCCTTGTACATCACCCCCCTGCGGTCGCTCAACCGGGATATCCTTTCCCGCATGCAGTGGTGGTGCGGCGAACTCGGCCTGACGGTCGGCGTCCGTCACGGGGACACACCGCTTGCCGAACGCAGGAAACAGGCGTTATCACCCCCGGATCTCCTGATCACGACCCCGGAAACCGTCCAGGCGCTCTTCATGGGAAAGCGGCTCCGCACCCATCTCAAGAATATCCGCTACGTCATCATCGACGAGATCCACGAGCTTGCAGGGAGCAAGCGCGGGGCCCAGCTGGCGGTTGCCCTTGAACGGCTGCACGTTTATGCGGGCGGGTTCCAGCGCATCGGGCTTTCGGCAACGGTAGGCAACCCGGAAGACATTGCACGTTTCCTCTGCGGCAGCCGCCCGTGTTCCATTGTCCAGGTTCCCGTGGCAAAGCAACTCGACATTTCTGTCAAGTACGTTGGCGATAATTTCGACCACCAGGCAAAGGTCCTGTCAAAGGCACTCAAACGCGAAGGCTCCACGCTTGTTTTCGTCAATACCCGGGTCACTGCAGAGGCGCTGGGCCATGCCCTCTTTGAACGAGGGGATGTCGAAGTCCACCACGGTTCGCTCTCGAAGGAGGTGCGGATCGATGCGGAAGAGCGGTTCAAACGCGGGGAGATCCGCACCCTCATCTGCACCTCGTCCATGGAGCTCGGCATCGACATAGGACGGGTCGATCACGTGATCCAGTTCGGCTCCCCGCGGGAAGTTGCCCGCCTGGTGCAGCGGGTGGGCCGGGCCGGTCACCAGCTCAACACTATCTCGAAAGGCACCATCTTTGCCACGGGATTTGACGACCTGCTGGAATCCCTCGTGATAGCAAAGAAGGCCAAAGCAAACGAGATCGAGCGCGTTGTGCCCCAGCGCCATGCAGCTGATGTTCTGGCAAACCAGATCGCTGCCATTGCTGTTGAATACGGGGAGATAGAACAGACGCGGATCCTCGAGATCGTTGAGCGGACTGACATCTTCCCCGATTGTGCCGTACTGCTCAATGCTGTCTGCCACCAGATGGAAGAACACCGGCTCATCCGGATCGACGGAAGCCGGACCATCACAACGGCTCGGGCACGGCGTTATCTTTCCGGGAACCTCTCGATGATCCACGATGAGCGGAAAGTCCCGATCTTCGATATGGTCACGCGGAGGACGGTCGGAACGCTCGATGAGTCGTTCGTGGTCGGATGGGTGCACACCGGCGCGGTCTTCATCACCAAGGGGCAACTCTGGCGGGTGCTGGAGATCGCCGATGGGAGACTCACCGTAGAGCCGGCAAAGAAGGCGATTGGCGAGCTCCCGTCATGGGAAGGCGAGCAGATCCCGGTCCCGTACTCGGTGGCCCGGGAAGCCGGGGCCATGCGGAGGACCCGGGCGATTGATGACTATACTCATGAGAAGGAAGGGATCGCGTTTGCCGGCCACTTCCTGGTCGAGATGGACAAGAACCGCTCGCTCATCCCCACGGACGAGCTCGTCACGCTGGAGAATACCGGGGACGGGGTTGTCGTGAATGTCTGCGCCGGCCACAAGGCCAACGAGGCGCTTGGCCGGGTCATCTCCATCCTCATTTCCGCCCGGTACGGGACGGTGGTAGGTCTCGAGCTGGACGCGTACCGCATGCTGCTCCGGCTCCCGTCCATGATACGGGCTGCGGATGTCCGGGATGTCCTCGTCTCGCTTGACCCTGCCACCATGCCCGGGATCCTCCGCCTTGCCCTGAAACGGACGGCGCTCTTCAAGTGGAAACTGGTTCAGATTGCAAAGAAGTTCGGAGCGATCGACCCGGATGCGGATTACGAGAAGATCAGTATCCACCGGCTCCTTGACTTTTTTGATAATACGATCGTGCAGCAGGAAGCTTACCGCGAACTCCTCTCGGACTACATGGATATCGATACTGCAGCAGCGCTTGTCACCCTGATACGGGACGGGAAGATCAAAGTTGCCCTTGGCCCGCATTCCCTGATCGGAGCCGGCGGTCTCCTCTCCTCCCGCGATCAGATCCCGCCACCAACTGCCGATGCGGCGGTCCTTGCCACACTGAAAAAGCGGTTGGAGCAGGATGATGTCCTGCTTGCCTGCATGAACTGCCGGGACTGGAAGAGCCGGACGGTGGTCTCCAGGGTTGCCGATCACCCCCAGTGCCCGAAATGCGGGGCACGGCTGATCGCTGCCCTGAAGCCGTACGAGGAAGAGCAGTACGCCCTCGTTGGCAAGGCAAAGAAGACAACGGAAGAGAAGGCAGTCGAGCAGCGGCTGATGCGGAATGCCAACATTGTCCTGTCGAGCGGGAAGAAAGCGGTCATTGCCCTGTCAGCCCGGGGTGTCGGGCCGGAGAACGCATCCCGGATCCTTGCCACCCTGACGGATGGTGACGCGTTCTACCGTGAGATCCTCAAGGCTGAACGGAATTTCATCCAGACGCACCGCTACTGGTCATGAACAGCATACTCATCTCATCAGGGGCGTCCTGTCGTTGCCCGTGGCTGCCCGACTCTGCATCCGGAAGGGGCCGGAATTCCCCTGCCATACCGGATGACTGAAAAAAAATTTTCAGTCAATGGATTATTCATAAACGGGGAAGGCAGATAATCAGATTATGTCCGCACCCGGTTCTCCCGTTTTCGTCATGCTTTCCGGTATCCTCGCTGTACTCCTTGTCCTTGCGGTCCCCGCCGCTGCACTGAGCATAACGCCGGTCACTGATGCCCACACGACCCAAACCTTGTGCCAGCAGGGCGATCCGTTCAAACAGTACTCAGGCTCCAAAGATTGCCAAAAGGACTGTTACTATATGTGCGCCGTGTCCTGTAACGACGGATGGTGTATGAGTGTCTGCATGAACACTTGTGACGACTACTGCTCGCATTAAGAACTATTCCGATTTTTTGATTTACGGTAAACACCCCAAAACCCCTCCGGATCCCTGACAGAACAGGAAAATAACCTGTTCTTTCTCTTTATGGCAGCATGAGAGAGGCCGTTATCCCTTTTTTTCTGGTGCGCTGCCCCCCGCAGGAAAAATCCTCCGTAAAAGATGGCGCTTTACACGAAGATAGATGGTGCCAGCTCGCAGGACCAACCGGGATTTTTTTTGACGAATTTAAAAAAAAAAGTGATGGGGGGAATTTTATTTTTCTTACATTATGCTCTCGAGCTTCTGCTCGAGGAAGTCAAGACCTTTCTTGATATCCTCGAGATTCTTGCCGCCGGTAAGGATGATCTTGCCGCTGGAGAAGAGGAGGGCAACGATCTTGGGGTCCTTGATCCGGTAAACGAGACCGGGGAATTGCTCAGGCTCGTACTCGATGTTTTCAAGGTTAAGGGTGATGACCACCTTGTTGAGGTTGATGTACTTCCCGATATCATACGAGCAGACGATATTGGTGATTGCAACCCGGGGCTCGTCATAGGTATCGACACCGGCCTCTTTGAGGGATTTCATGATGATACCTAGACCGTCGGCTAATGCCTTCTTGTCCCGGATACCGGTCAGCACGACTTTTCCGGAAGAGAAGATCAGGGAAGCAATTTTGGGGTTCTCGATACGGTAAACCGCACCCGGGAACCGTTTCGTATTGAGTTCGCAGCTCTTGATCTTGCCGGAGACCATTGCAAGGTCTATGGAATCGGCGATGACTCCTGATGCTACGATGTTCTCAATTTTTAATGAAGCGTACTTTTTCTCAGCCATCCACTATACTATGCAGTCCTCTCAATCATAATACTAATGGACAACCTTTATGTCCATTTGGAACCTTTCGTTTTCGACGGTAGGAAACCATAAAGGTATCGCTCCGGTCACGCATCAGGACCGCATTTCCATCCAGTCTTTTTGGATTTCGGTAAAAAGACAGATTGAAGTGGACCGGCACAAAACATTGTTCCTGATTGCATGAAGAAGAGCGGGAGCAGCACCGGAAGCTACGAGAAGATGTGCGAGACGTTCACCATCGATGTCCCGGAATACTACAACTTCGGGTTCGATGTGATCGATGCATGGGCAAAGAAGGACCGCAACAAGCTTGCGATGATCTGGGTAAACCAGCAGGGCGATGAGAAGAAATACAGTTTCCTCGATCTCAAGAACCTGTCCAACCAGGCCGCGAACGTATTGCTGAAATACGGGATCAACAAGGGCGATCGCGTCCTTGTCATGCTCCCCCGGATCCCCGAGTGGTGGATCTTTGCAATAGCGCTCATCAAGCTGGGCGCAGTATTTGCTCCCTGTCCCACGATGCTCACCTCCCGCGATCTCAAGTACCGGGTCAATAAGGGGAAGTTCCGGATGATCATTACGGATCTTGAGAATGCGGGGAAAGTGGAGGAGATCTGCAATGAGTGTCCTACCCTCTCCACCCGGTTCGTTGTCGATGGTGAGCGCCAGGGATGGGCGAGCTGGCCTTACGAGCTCCTCTACCCGGCACCGGTCTCGCACCGTGCCGTGAGCATTCCTGACTCCCAGAAGACCAAGAGCACCGATCCGATGCTGATCTATTTCACGTCCGGGACAACGGGTGAGCCCAAGATGGTGCTGCTCAACCACAGCTACCCGCTCGGGCACATCATCACCGCCCGGCTCTGGCAGGATATCAAGCACAACGACCTCCACTTCACGGTCTCCGATACCGGCTGGGCGAAGTGCGCCTGGGGGAAGATCTTCGGGCAGTGGATCGAAGGGGCATGCATCTTTGTCTGCAATTTCACCGGGAAATTCCAGGCAACAGAAGTGCTCCCTCTCTTGGACAAGTACCAGATAACCACGTTCTGCTGTCCCCCGACCATCTACCGGATGCTCATCCTCGCCGATCTGGACCGGTTCGATCTCTCGTCCCTGCGCCACTGTTGCAGTGCCGGCGAGCCGTTAAACCCCGAAGTCATCCGGGTCTGGAAGGAAGGAACCGGCCTGACCATCCACGAGGGTTACGGGCAGAGCGAGACAGTCTGCTGCGTTGCGCAGTTTCCCTGTATCGAACCCCGCCCGGGTTCAATGGGAAAACCCTCGCCGGGCTGGACCATCGAGATCCATGATGACAACGGCAAGCCGGTTCCTGTGGGAGAAGAGGGGCGGCTTGCAATCAAGTGCGATCCCCGGCCCCCGGGACTTATCGTGGAATACCTGGAGAATCCTGAAGAGAACAAAAAGTC encodes:
- a CDS encoding DEAD/DEAH box helicase, which codes for MKTIEILDPRVQACIRKRGFTSLSDAQKQAIPLLARGSHLVLVAPTGTGKTESAMFPVFNGLVSLPAGGGFKALYITPLRSLNRDILSRMQWWCGELGLTVGVRHGDTPLAERRKQALSPPDLLITTPETVQALFMGKRLRTHLKNIRYVIIDEIHELAGSKRGAQLAVALERLHVYAGGFQRIGLSATVGNPEDIARFLCGSRPCSIVQVPVAKQLDISVKYVGDNFDHQAKVLSKALKREGSTLVFVNTRVTAEALGHALFERGDVEVHHGSLSKEVRIDAEERFKRGEIRTLICTSSMELGIDIGRVDHVIQFGSPREVARLVQRVGRAGHQLNTISKGTIFATGFDDLLESLVIAKKAKANEIERVVPQRHAADVLANQIAAIAVEYGEIEQTRILEIVERTDIFPDCAVLLNAVCHQMEEHRLIRIDGSRTITTARARRYLSGNLSMIHDERKVPIFDMVTRRTVGTLDESFVVGWVHTGAVFITKGQLWRVLEIADGRLTVEPAKKAIGELPSWEGEQIPVPYSVAREAGAMRRTRAIDDYTHEKEGIAFAGHFLVEMDKNRSLIPTDELVTLENTGDGVVVNVCAGHKANEALGRVISILISARYGTVVGLELDAYRMLLRLPSMIRAADVRDVLVSLDPATMPGILRLALKRTALFKWKLVQIAKKFGAIDPDADYEKISIHRLLDFFDNTIVQQEAYRELLSDYMDIDTAAALVTLIRDGKIKVALGPHSLIGAGGLLSSRDQIPPPTADAAVLATLKKRLEQDDVLLACMNCRDWKSRTVVSRVADHPQCPKCGARLIAALKPYEEEQYALVGKAKKTTEEKAVEQRLMRNANIVLSSGKKAVIALSARGVGPENASRILATLTDGDAFYREILKAERNFIQTHRYWS
- a CDS encoding DUF3821 domain-containing protein, producing MNIHKEAKDKTLFVMDVIMFITWALKLLFMQIPYILIGFVVLFLIVSPVSASLNKISADSPVFIGETNVDISAGLNGCHTIAWWKPGADINTAAPDKSILTYPINTPSTPISHFNISRDLFGGATGTWYCADLKPYYPAFEVEEPWINISVWDLDHNVDVTGQSVPFGTNITYKIDTNLYKVLLLKNRPNENPDDSPFSVSLTNPVGKNVPNIYTASIGKANAIIVPFDSKPFIRESTYTWSGGANWDHRAKNLQGDTVYPDGTYSFVVTQNLNQMQDSYPGGLDGVTTKTALVALQKDAFVPSVTEQVATVATQSTAIPTLSATVSAPAPSGQVTSLPTSTPVPRKTTYQPLPAWLGIAGLLIAGIFIIRKRA
- a CDS encoding tetratricopeptide repeat protein — protein: MKSKTYLIAGSLIAILVIALALLVVLPSLTTDPAAKFQQAGALYTKSVDLANEGKYTEALKAADDALALNTPQLMPIIQSNRAGILVMLGKNDEALTAADAALSSHENLTTTFSIAYFNKGNALKNLGRTDEAKAAYAKAHELDPTLVSPI
- a CDS encoding TATA-box-binding protein, giving the protein MAEKKYASLKIENIVASGVIADSIDLAMVSGKIKSCELNTKRFPGAVYRIENPKIASLIFSSGKVVLTGIRDKKALADGLGIIMKSLKEAGVDTYDEPRVAITNIVCSYDIGKYINLNKVVITLNLENIEYEPEQFPGLVYRIKDPKIVALLFSSGKIILTGGKNLEDIKKGLDFLEQKLESIM
- a CDS encoding AMP-binding protein; this translates as MKKSGSSTGSYEKMCETFTIDVPEYYNFGFDVIDAWAKKDRNKLAMIWVNQQGDEKKYSFLDLKNLSNQAANVLLKYGINKGDRVLVMLPRIPEWWIFAIALIKLGAVFAPCPTMLTSRDLKYRVNKGKFRMIITDLENAGKVEEICNECPTLSTRFVVDGERQGWASWPYELLYPAPVSHRAVSIPDSQKTKSTDPMLIYFTSGTTGEPKMVLLNHSYPLGHIITARLWQDIKHNDLHFTVSDTGWAKCAWGKIFGQWIEGACIFVCNFTGKFQATEVLPLLDKYQITTFCCPPTIYRMLILADLDRFDLSSLRHCCSAGEPLNPEVIRVWKEGTGLTIHEGYGQSETVCCVAQFPCIEPRPGSMGKPSPGWTIEIHDDNGKPVPVGEEGRLAIKCDPRPPGLIVEYLENPEENKKSFVNGWYYTGDKVYCDDDGYFWFVGRDDDVIKSSGYRIGPFEVESALIEHPAVQEAAVVGSPDRIRGLIVKAFVVLNSGAEPSESLVRELKTYVKRTTAPYKYPREIEFVSDLPKTISGKIKRNELRAKELKKYHDRQ
- a CDS encoding replication factor C small subunit encodes the protein MDESHTIWIEKYRPSRLADIVGQDEIVERLSSYVKSGNLPHLLFTGNAGVGKTTAAVTLAKEFFPETWQTNFREMNASDERGIDVVRNQIKDFARTRPLGDASFKILFLDEADALTTDAQAALRRTMESYAQICRFILSCNYSSKIIDPIQSRCAIYRFKPLGPDAVKEEVRRIAGREGLTITNGAMDAIVYIAQGDMRKAINAVQGAAIISPSIDEKMIYAITSTARPDEIDDLIGLSLSGDFDAAESLLAQLLHERGIAPNELINQCYRALIKKDLDRGLKVQLIDHLGEADFRLSEGASSDIQMEALIARFVLSAQRLR
- a CDS encoding metallophosphoesterase, giving the protein MKIEFLREGPALVIERELRMLVVADTHFGIEADLAAHGLHFRSRSAGRLERLEKTIDEAHADELILLGDVKHSIPTLTRQEYDELPKILDTLRNRIPLRVFPGNHDIGIERFLRSGELMPKEGTVLDGVGYLHGHMYPAPGLGGRLIVVGHHHPLLSIRDEVGCALQAPAYIRAGLDCGQLGLEKATEPVSPTRALFVPAFNEIAGYDILQIAKNPFSPISRCMVQDEAEIILADGTYIGSLKSIQPHEDD